The proteins below come from a single Caulobacter flavus genomic window:
- a CDS encoding efflux transporter outer membrane subunit, whose protein sequence is MLRNLTLTLLAASALTACTMAPKYERPALPVATTWPTASANGQTASAGDLAWKQVFEDPRLAGTIDLALANSRDLRVAVLNIEQARATYRMQRAALLPTVNGTLSGTKSETPTAASGFGSAIGGSGALEVENYNANVGVTSYELDIFGRVRSLKDQALNSYLATEQTARATQISLIAETANAWLTLAADQDLLALAKDTLKSREDSLALAQRQFDVGAASQLDLRTSQTLAETARSDVATYSAQVERDKNALRLLVGTEVPADLLPAGGLITAQILPDLPAGVASDVLTRRPDVLAAEHTLMGANANIGAARAAFFPRISLTGSYGSASADLDGLFKGGTKAWSFAPSISVPIFAGGANKAGLDSAKAGQKIAVANYEKAVQTAFREVADALATQATIGDRLAAQERLAAAAADTTRLTKLRYDRGVDSSLVLLDAQRTQYSAQQGLINARLARASNLVTLYKVLGGGAPKA, encoded by the coding sequence ATGCTTCGTAACCTGACCCTCACCCTGCTGGCGGCCAGCGCGCTGACCGCCTGCACCATGGCCCCGAAGTACGAGCGACCGGCATTGCCGGTCGCCACGACCTGGCCCACGGCTTCGGCCAACGGCCAGACGGCTTCGGCTGGCGACCTCGCCTGGAAGCAGGTGTTCGAGGATCCCCGCCTGGCGGGGACCATCGACCTGGCCCTGGCCAACAGCCGCGACCTGCGGGTCGCGGTGCTCAACATCGAGCAGGCCCGCGCCACCTACCGCATGCAGCGCGCGGCCCTGCTGCCGACGGTCAACGGCACGCTGTCGGGCACCAAGAGCGAGACCCCGACGGCGGCCTCTGGCTTCGGCTCGGCCATCGGCGGCTCGGGCGCGCTGGAGGTCGAGAACTACAACGCCAACGTCGGCGTCACCTCGTACGAGCTCGACATCTTCGGCCGCGTGCGCAGCCTGAAGGACCAGGCGCTCAACAGCTACCTGGCCACCGAGCAGACCGCCCGGGCGACCCAGATCAGCCTGATCGCCGAGACGGCCAACGCCTGGCTGACCCTGGCCGCCGACCAGGACCTGCTGGCCCTGGCCAAGGACACGCTGAAGAGCCGCGAAGACAGCCTCGCCCTGGCCCAGCGCCAGTTCGACGTCGGCGCGGCCTCGCAGCTGGACCTGCGCACCTCGCAGACCCTGGCCGAGACCGCCCGATCGGACGTCGCGACCTACTCGGCCCAGGTCGAGCGCGACAAGAACGCCCTGCGCCTGCTGGTCGGGACCGAGGTTCCGGCCGACCTGCTGCCGGCCGGCGGCCTGATCACCGCCCAGATCCTTCCGGACCTGCCGGCGGGCGTGGCCTCGGACGTGCTGACCCGTCGTCCCGACGTGCTGGCGGCCGAGCACACGCTGATGGGCGCCAACGCCAACATCGGCGCGGCCCGCGCGGCCTTCTTCCCGCGCATCAGCCTGACCGGCTCGTACGGCAGCGCCAGCGCCGACCTGGACGGCCTGTTCAAGGGCGGCACCAAGGCCTGGAGCTTCGCGCCGAGCATCAGCGTGCCGATCTTCGCCGGCGGGGCCAACAAGGCCGGGCTCGACAGCGCCAAGGCCGGCCAGAAGATCGCCGTGGCCAACTACGAGAAGGCCGTGCAGACGGCGTTCCGCGAAGTGGCCGACGCCCTGGCGACCCAGGCCACCATCGGCGACCGCCTGGCCGCCCAGGAACGCCTGGCCGCCGCCGCCGCCGACACCACCCGCCTGACCAAGCTGCGCTACGACCGCGGCGTGGACAGCTCGCTCGTCCTGCTCGACGCCCAGCGCACGCAGTATTCGGCCCAGCAGGGCCTGATCAACGCGCGCCTGGCCCGGGCCAGCAACCTGGTCACCCTCTACAAGGTCCTCGGCGGCGGCGCCCCGAAGGCCTGA
- a CDS encoding aspartyl beta-hydroxylase, with protein MQLQADRAPDLEALVARLAEDAAACAILAGLFRDEDFAAEAQALAKTWGLSVPAEALSRELARRRMVPRQAAPPAGWLPVAVLPGEDAVDWAFFGARRLMEPFFGESAPKVWSLPLNRLLRLRTPLSALEGLAGPAPDGLIFHMSRCGSTLLGRMLGAPDGATVLSEAAPIDHVARGDLPLARKVMLLRGVVAALGRARGAGDERLFLKLDCWHARFFDLFRQAFPNTPWLHLYRAPAEVMVSHARSPGMQMVPQVVAPAVFGLDAPAAPDAGYQADVLAAIGEAMLAAFAADDAGLLVNYEALPGAVATTVLPHFGWAPTEIEAQAMAAAARTDAKAPGQAFRPDGAAKRAAVDPAIRAACEARLDGLHQRLEAASARRV; from the coding sequence ATGCAACTTCAGGCGGACAGGGCGCCGGATCTCGAGGCGCTCGTGGCGCGGCTGGCCGAGGACGCGGCCGCCTGCGCGATCCTGGCTGGACTGTTCCGCGACGAGGATTTCGCCGCCGAGGCGCAGGCCCTGGCAAAGACCTGGGGCCTGTCGGTTCCGGCCGAGGCGCTGAGCCGGGAACTGGCACGCCGCCGCATGGTCCCGCGCCAGGCCGCGCCGCCGGCCGGCTGGCTGCCGGTCGCGGTCCTGCCCGGCGAGGACGCCGTCGACTGGGCGTTCTTCGGCGCGCGGCGGCTGATGGAACCGTTCTTCGGCGAGAGCGCGCCCAAGGTCTGGTCGCTGCCGTTGAACCGGCTGCTGCGCCTGCGCACCCCGCTGTCGGCCCTGGAGGGACTGGCGGGGCCCGCCCCCGACGGCCTGATCTTCCACATGTCGCGCTGCGGCTCGACCCTGCTTGGCCGGATGCTGGGCGCGCCGGACGGGGCGACCGTGCTGTCCGAGGCCGCGCCGATCGACCACGTGGCGCGAGGCGACCTGCCCTTGGCGCGCAAGGTCATGCTGCTGCGCGGCGTCGTGGCGGCGCTGGGCCGGGCGCGGGGGGCGGGGGACGAGCGATTGTTCCTCAAGCTAGACTGCTGGCACGCCCGCTTCTTCGACCTGTTCAGGCAAGCCTTCCCGAACACGCCGTGGCTGCACCTCTATCGCGCGCCGGCCGAGGTGATGGTCTCGCACGCGCGCTCGCCGGGAATGCAGATGGTTCCGCAGGTGGTGGCGCCGGCGGTGTTCGGCCTGGACGCGCCGGCGGCGCCCGACGCCGGCTATCAGGCCGACGTGCTGGCGGCGATCGGCGAGGCTATGCTGGCGGCGTTCGCGGCCGACGACGCGGGTCTGCTGGTGAACTACGAGGCCCTGCCGGGCGCGGTGGCGACGACGGTGCTGCCGCACTTCGGCTGGGCGCCGACGGAGATCGAGGCGCAGGCGATGGCGGCGGCGGCGCGGACCGACGCCAAGGCGCCCGGGCAGGCGTTCCGGCCGGACGGGGCGGCCAAGCGCGCGGCGGTCGATCCGGCGATCCGCGCGGCCTGCGAGGCCCGGCTGGACGGCCTGCACCAGCGGCTGGAGGCGGCTTCGGCGAGGCGGGTCTGA
- a CDS encoding aspartyl/asparaginyl beta-hydroxylase domain-containing protein translates to MGFPDRLKLPLAFDPSRLRADLAALAASTDWIAHFVKQNYEGDWSVIPLRSQAGATHPVMMIYSDPSATAFEDTPFLAPCPYFREVIAAFPFQPTSVRLMKLAPGSVIKTHHDEDLDAGSLLVRFHVPVVTNPDVDFRLNGQRVVMEAGSAWYLKLTDPHSVANHGTEDRVHLVIDGYVNDWVRGLFTGAMEEAV, encoded by the coding sequence ATGGGATTTCCAGACCGTCTGAAGCTGCCGCTCGCCTTCGATCCGTCGCGCCTGCGCGCGGACCTTGCGGCCCTGGCCGCCTCCACCGACTGGATCGCCCACTTCGTGAAGCAGAACTACGAAGGCGACTGGAGCGTCATCCCCCTGCGCAGCCAGGCCGGGGCCACGCACCCGGTGATGATGATCTATTCGGATCCCAGCGCCACGGCGTTCGAGGACACGCCGTTCCTGGCGCCCTGCCCCTATTTCCGCGAGGTGATCGCCGCCTTCCCGTTCCAGCCCACCAGCGTGCGGCTGATGAAGCTGGCGCCCGGCTCGGTCATCAAGACCCACCACGACGAGGACCTGGACGCCGGCTCGCTGCTGGTGCGTTTCCACGTGCCGGTGGTCACCAATCCCGACGTCGACTTCCGCCTCAACGGGCAGCGCGTGGTGATGGAGGCCGGCAGCGCCTGGTATCTCAAGCTCACCGACCCCCACAGCGTCGCCAACCACGGAACCGAGGACCGCGTGCACCTGGTGATCGACGGCTATGTCAACGACTGGGTGCGGGGGCTGTTTACCGGAGCGATGGAAGAGGCGGTCTAG
- a CDS encoding glycoside hydrolase family 3 N-terminal domain-containing protein — MDRRVASLEGISRRGLVAGAAGLAGLAVAGKAAAQVRGSQRVEALIAQMTIDEKAGQLSCYADMIRPPVGDMNPAVNLRNTQQLLAETRAGKIGTLMNGVGVEGALLAQTAAVEHSRLGIPLLLAADVIHGFKTVYPIPLAEAASFDPPLAYRTARAAAQEATAHGLHWTFAPMVDVARDERWGRVAEGSGEDVFLGEALAQARVRGFQGPDLKAADSMLACAKHFAAYGAVAAGMDYNTVEISEATLREVHLPPFQAAFEAGCLTAMSAFNDINGVPATANKRLLTDLLRTEWGFKGVVISDYTADQELVAHGYAADDRDAARLAILAGVDISMQSGLYSRYLPELVKSGAVPMAVVDQAVRRVLMLKEAIGLFEQPFRSIDPKAQAARTATPAMRALSREAGARSIVLLKNDGNLLPLPRAGKRIALIGPFADDRDNILGPWAFFGDKSLGVDLATGFRQAMADPNLLQTVKGSDVEASIPGGIEAAVAAARAANIVVLAVGEGQNMSGEAQSRTDIGIPRPQMMLAEAVAAVGRPTVVLLRHGRALVLDGAVKNAPAILATWFLGTETGHAVADVVFGAVNPSGRLPVSFPYESGQQPYAYNHRTTGRPAPADSEIQEYKARWRTVKNEALYPFGYGLAYTTFALSNLKLSSPTLGWNDKLQVSARVTNTGRREGVHVVQLYTRDRVASRTRPVRELKRFLRVSLKPGESRDVVFELERGSLTFFGEGDRWIAEPGVFDVWVASSSVDGLNAQFTLLGA; from the coding sequence ATGGATCGGCGCGTAGCTTCGCTTGAAGGGATCAGCCGTCGCGGACTGGTGGCCGGGGCGGCGGGCCTGGCCGGGCTGGCGGTGGCCGGCAAGGCGGCGGCGCAAGTCCGGGGCTCGCAGAGGGTCGAGGCGTTGATCGCCCAGATGACCATCGACGAGAAGGCCGGCCAGCTGTCGTGCTACGCCGACATGATCCGCCCGCCGGTGGGCGACATGAACCCGGCCGTGAACCTGCGCAACACCCAGCAGCTGCTGGCCGAGACCCGGGCGGGCAAGATCGGCACGCTGATGAACGGCGTCGGGGTCGAGGGCGCGCTGCTGGCCCAGACCGCGGCGGTGGAGCATTCGCGTCTCGGCATCCCGCTGCTGCTGGCCGCCGACGTCATCCACGGCTTCAAGACTGTCTATCCGATCCCGCTGGCCGAGGCCGCCAGCTTCGACCCGCCGCTGGCCTACCGCACCGCCCGCGCCGCCGCGCAGGAGGCCACGGCCCATGGCCTGCACTGGACCTTCGCGCCGATGGTCGACGTGGCCCGCGACGAGCGCTGGGGCCGGGTGGCCGAGGGCTCGGGCGAGGACGTGTTCCTGGGCGAGGCCCTTGCCCAGGCGCGGGTGCGCGGCTTCCAGGGGCCGGACCTGAAGGCCGCGGACTCGATGCTGGCCTGCGCCAAGCACTTCGCCGCCTACGGCGCGGTGGCCGCGGGCATGGACTACAACACCGTCGAGATCTCCGAGGCCACGCTGCGGGAGGTGCACCTGCCGCCGTTCCAGGCCGCCTTCGAGGCCGGCTGCCTGACCGCCATGTCGGCCTTCAACGACATCAACGGCGTGCCGGCCACGGCCAACAAGCGGCTGCTGACCGACTTGCTGCGCACCGAGTGGGGCTTCAAGGGCGTGGTCATCTCCGACTACACCGCCGATCAGGAACTGGTGGCCCATGGCTACGCCGCCGACGACCGTGACGCCGCGCGCCTGGCGATCCTGGCGGGCGTCGACATCAGCATGCAGAGCGGCCTCTACAGCCGCTACCTGCCCGAACTGGTCAAGAGCGGCGCGGTGCCGATGGCGGTGGTCGACCAGGCCGTGCGCCGGGTGCTGATGCTGAAGGAGGCCATCGGCCTGTTCGAGCAGCCGTTCCGCTCGATCGACCCCAAGGCCCAGGCCGCCCGCACGGCGACGCCGGCCATGCGCGCGCTGAGCCGCGAGGCCGGCGCCCGCTCGATCGTGCTGCTGAAGAACGACGGAAACCTCTTGCCGCTGCCGCGCGCGGGCAAGCGCATCGCGCTGATCGGGCCGTTCGCCGACGACCGTGACAACATCCTGGGGCCGTGGGCCTTCTTCGGCGACAAGAGCCTGGGCGTCGACCTGGCCACCGGCTTCCGTCAGGCCATGGCCGATCCCAACCTGCTGCAGACCGTCAAGGGCAGCGACGTCGAGGCCTCGATCCCCGGGGGGATAGAGGCCGCCGTGGCCGCCGCCAGGGCCGCAAACATCGTCGTGCTGGCGGTGGGCGAGGGCCAGAACATGTCGGGCGAGGCCCAGTCGCGCACCGACATCGGCATCCCCAGGCCGCAGATGATGCTGGCCGAGGCGGTGGCGGCTGTCGGCCGTCCCACCGTCGTGCTGCTGCGCCACGGCCGGGCCCTGGTGCTGGACGGGGCGGTGAAGAACGCCCCGGCGATCCTGGCCACCTGGTTCCTGGGCACCGAGACCGGCCACGCCGTGGCCGACGTGGTGTTCGGCGCGGTGAACCCTTCGGGCCGCCTGCCGGTCAGCTTTCCCTACGAGAGCGGCCAGCAGCCCTACGCCTACAATCACCGCACCACCGGCCGCCCGGCCCCGGCCGACAGCGAGATCCAGGAGTACAAGGCCCGCTGGCGCACGGTGAAGAACGAGGCGCTGTATCCGTTCGGCTATGGCCTGGCCTACACCACCTTCGCGCTGTCGAACCTGAAGCTGTCCTCGCCGACCCTGGGCTGGAACGACAAGCTGCAGGTCAGCGCCCGGGTGACCAACACCGGCAGGCGCGAGGGCGTGCACGTGGTGCAGCTCTACACCCGCGACCGGGTGGCCAGCCGCACCCGGCCGGTGCGCGAGCTCAAGCGCTTCCTGCGGGTCAGCCTGAAGCCGGGCGAGAGCCGCGACGTCGTGTTCGAGCTTGAGCGCGGCAGCCTGACCTTCTTCGGCGAAGGCGACCGCTGGATCGCCGAGCCGGGGGTGTTCGACGTCTGGGTGGCGAGCAGTTCGGTGGACGGGCTGAACGCCCAGTTCACGCTGCTGGGGGCGTGA